From the genome of Pseudoliparis swirei isolate HS2019 ecotype Mariana Trench chromosome 10, NWPU_hadal_v1, whole genome shotgun sequence, one region includes:
- the LOC130200426 gene encoding tetraspanin-9 codes for MARGCICCVKYMLFLFNLLFWLGGCGLLGVGVWLSVSQGRFATLSPSFPSISAANLIISLGTVIMVTGFLGCLGAIKENKCLLLSFFIVLLVILLAELILLILFFVYTDMVSANARRDLKEGLVLYNTESNAGLRDAWNAIQGEWRCCGVTNHNDWYAALHDNVVPDRCCQQVFPGCGRNASNTFWTQGCYDKVEDWLDNNKHLLGTIAMCVLVIQLLGMAFSMTLYQQIHRAGKKYEA; via the exons ATGGCTCGTGGTTGCATCTGCTGCGTTAAATACATGCTGTTCCTCTTCAACCTGCTCTTCTGG CTGGGTGGGTGTGGCTTGTTGGGCGTGGGCGTGTGGCTGTCGGTGTCTCAGGGCCGCTTCGCCACCCTGTCGCCCTCCTTCCCGTCGATCTCCGCCGCCAACCTCATCATCAGCCTCGGCACCGTCATCATGGTGACGGGCTTCCTGGGTTGCTTGGGGGCCATCAAGGAGAACAAGTGCCTTCTGCTGAGT TTCTTCATCGTTCTGTTGGTCATCCTCTTGGCCGaactcatcctcctcatcctgttCTTCGTCTACACCGACATG GTGAGCGCAAATGCCAGACGGGACCTGAAAGAAGGACTCGTGCTGTACAACACGGAGAGCAACGCCGGGCTGAGGGACGCCTGGAACGCCATCCAGGGAGAG tggCGATGTTGTGGCGTGACCAACCACAACGACTGGTACGCCGCGCTGCACGACAACGTGGTCCCCGACCGCTGCTGCCAGCAGGTTTTCCCGGGATGCGGACGCAACGCCTCCAACACCTTCTGGACGCAG GGCTGCTATGACAAGGTGGAGGATTGGctggacaacaacaaacaccttCTGGGAACCATCGCCATGTGTGTCCTGGTCATACAG